One Romeriopsis navalis LEGE 11480 DNA window includes the following coding sequences:
- a CDS encoding DUF1176 domain-containing protein, with amino-acid sequence MNQLQIISLGILSALGVGSSVGFVVAKMSGSENVAMTVEPNPVVAVTEPAASSSPTPVVTPSPKPVIKPSPVPPSQEMSDAALIQAVVDQQKKLKVCNFDFDREAAMRGSEVFAKNDNVYLVKLLCRMAAYQGVSTMVRVDASQADLKITSLNREFAGFPSFDPSTKIVSNSYKFNGPGVCRQNTQYHWNGYSLRLVNSTLEDGIANGCEKFGVKIPLPSFLITKNSVGKAKIGMTFGALKQALGKEASFEPTALGVDLGRGLTVKQYGEVQFDVRFADDRPIAQQNPDTVKITDQSIIDLIFVRNPNYRTQAGVGPGTLIKDAIAQYGTASFAYNYENEGREYVQFERGQDLVMRTNQGTLTTFAGIYPESTRKRSYQKTNRYHDHAAIGMISIMKR; translated from the coding sequence ATGAATCAGTTACAAATTATTTCACTTGGCATTTTGAGCGCGCTGGGTGTTGGTAGTAGTGTGGGATTTGTGGTGGCTAAAATGTCAGGCTCTGAGAATGTTGCAATGACAGTGGAACCGAATCCAGTTGTTGCAGTTACCGAGCCGGCTGCCTCTTCGAGTCCTACCCCAGTTGTAACACCGAGTCCGAAGCCGGTGATTAAACCTAGCCCTGTACCACCGAGCCAGGAAATGAGTGATGCAGCGCTCATTCAGGCTGTAGTTGATCAGCAGAAAAAGCTTAAAGTGTGTAATTTCGACTTCGATCGCGAGGCCGCAATGCGCGGTTCCGAAGTCTTTGCTAAAAACGATAATGTTTATCTCGTGAAACTCCTCTGTCGCATGGCCGCTTATCAAGGTGTCAGCACAATGGTTCGCGTCGATGCCTCCCAAGCTGACTTGAAAATTACATCGCTAAACCGAGAATTTGCTGGGTTTCCGAGCTTCGATCCCAGCACAAAAATCGTATCGAACAGCTATAAATTCAATGGTCCTGGCGTCTGTCGTCAGAATACCCAGTATCACTGGAATGGTTATTCACTGCGCTTAGTGAACTCAACACTCGAAGATGGCATCGCCAATGGCTGCGAGAAATTTGGCGTTAAGATCCCCTTGCCCAGTTTCTTAATTACCAAAAACAGCGTCGGCAAAGCCAAAATCGGTATGACTTTTGGCGCATTAAAGCAAGCCTTAGGCAAAGAGGCGAGTTTTGAGCCGACTGCACTGGGTGTTGATCTCGGCCGAGGCTTGACTGTTAAACAATACGGTGAGGTGCAATTTGACGTGCGCTTCGCGGACGATCGTCCAATCGCCCAGCAAAATCCCGACACCGTCAAAATCACCGATCAATCAATCATCGACTTAATCTTCGTGCGGAACCCGAATTATCGAACTCAAGCTGGTGTCGGACCGGGGACATTGATTAAAGATGCGATCGCCCAATATGGAACAGCCTCATTCGCCTATAACTATGAAAATGAAGGTCGTGAGTACGTCCAGTTCGAACGTGGGCAAGATTTAGTCATGCGTACCAACCAAGGCACGCTCACAACCTTTGCCGGTATATACCCAGAAAGTACCCGTAAACGCTCTTACCAGAAAACCAATCGCTACCATGACCATGCGGCGATCGGCATGATTAGTATAATGAAGCGTTAA
- a CDS encoding carotenoid oxygenase family protein: MSSQKTCAQKLPPAVMSASRIELSNQPLDILEGQLPDDLQGHLFFIGPVGSVESGGLPYAKGDPIFNGDGMVFRLDFEGRAPKISSSIMKTPDFYADEATQKIEQFRSLAFKNHGVSRFSFGLGMRNQLNTAFVPMQRQGDDTSRLLVTFDAGRHYEINPKSLEVMTPIGSNQEWRPETTFLSPFQPVLSTAHPVYDGATGELLTVNYGRSMSSFMSAIPWVEAAEKFPGEILKLLEAIARLFKVEWILKLTFGNLAIFSTKLLLSVVQQLEKITNLNIANFTYLMRWDGSGELERWRLVLPDGTPVKIRQSLHQIGLTQRYVILVDTSFSIGLAQVFNNPLPHVPKLEGLFRQLLSSPANPDSKIYIVRREDLQQGQLTTQSDQEVTVTVQPLNLPMEVLHFAVDYEDTEDMITLHLGHICADDAAAWIREFDVNAEINHESVPGRLAGMQTEVMDVSRLGRYEVNPKTGSIVAAKIISDIDLTWGVEFYTYANYPNLGQPVGQVKHIYWTSFGCWPELLTKFSYDLLKNYKYRTVPTDTLLDWAAQGQGKPAALFRLNTETQSIEDKYQLSSDAEYGALVNSPQFVPRASRSQAAELDQDGYIICTVFVGEQSQIWIFDGQCLSQGPICKLGHAALNFGFTLHSTWLPTLERTAQDYKIDVRSDYQSLVGHQGQKVQQLFEEQVYPHFE; encoded by the coding sequence ATGTCTTCCCAAAAAACTTGCGCACAGAAGTTACCACCGGCGGTTATGTCTGCTAGTCGGATTGAATTAAGCAATCAGCCACTGGATATACTTGAGGGTCAGCTACCGGATGATTTGCAGGGCCATCTATTCTTTATTGGGCCTGTGGGTTCCGTGGAGTCGGGTGGACTACCCTATGCCAAAGGTGATCCGATTTTTAATGGTGATGGCATGGTGTTTCGGTTGGACTTTGAGGGGCGTGCACCCAAGATTAGTTCTAGCATCATGAAAACGCCGGATTTCTATGCAGATGAAGCGACTCAGAAGATCGAGCAGTTTCGATCGCTAGCATTTAAAAATCACGGTGTGTCCCGTTTCTCTTTTGGCTTAGGGATGCGGAATCAATTAAACACGGCATTTGTACCGATGCAGCGACAAGGTGATGATACTTCACGGCTCCTTGTGACCTTTGATGCCGGTCGGCACTATGAGATTAACCCTAAGTCATTAGAAGTTATGACGCCGATCGGAAGTAATCAAGAATGGCGACCGGAAACGACTTTTTTATCGCCGTTTCAGCCGGTTTTGAGTACGGCGCATCCAGTCTATGATGGGGCGACTGGCGAATTGTTGACGGTGAATTATGGCCGATCGATGAGTAGCTTTATGAGTGCAATTCCTTGGGTGGAAGCAGCTGAGAAGTTTCCAGGTGAAATCCTGAAGTTGCTAGAAGCGATCGCGCGGTTATTCAAAGTTGAATGGATACTTAAACTCACATTCGGTAATCTGGCAATTTTTTCAACCAAGTTATTGCTTTCTGTTGTGCAGCAGCTGGAGAAAATTACGAATCTCAATATTGCCAATTTCACTTATTTAATGCGGTGGGATGGCAGTGGTGAGCTGGAACGATGGCGCTTAGTATTGCCTGATGGTACGCCGGTTAAAATCAGGCAAAGCCTGCATCAAATTGGCCTAACGCAGCGATATGTCATTTTAGTTGATACCTCATTCAGTATTGGTTTAGCGCAGGTGTTTAATAATCCGTTGCCCCATGTACCGAAGCTAGAAGGCTTGTTCCGCCAATTGCTATCAAGTCCAGCCAATCCAGATTCAAAAATTTATATTGTCCGCCGTGAAGATCTCCAGCAGGGGCAGCTGACGACCCAAAGCGACCAAGAAGTTACGGTGACGGTGCAGCCCTTAAATTTGCCGATGGAAGTGTTGCATTTTGCCGTGGATTACGAAGATACGGAAGATATGATTACGCTGCACCTCGGTCACATTTGTGCAGATGATGCCGCCGCTTGGATTAGAGAATTTGATGTGAATGCGGAGATTAACCATGAATCCGTTCCGGGGCGATTAGCCGGAATGCAGACGGAAGTCATGGATGTGAGTCGTTTGGGACGGTATGAAGTTAATCCGAAAACTGGTTCGATCGTCGCCGCCAAGATTATTTCAGATATTGATTTAACATGGGGGGTGGAGTTTTATACCTATGCGAATTATCCAAATCTTGGTCAGCCTGTTGGTCAGGTGAAACATATTTATTGGACTTCCTTTGGCTGTTGGCCTGAACTATTGACGAAGTTTAGCTATGATTTGCTGAAGAATTATAAATACCGGACGGTGCCAACTGATACGCTGCTAGACTGGGCGGCACAAGGACAAGGGAAGCCTGCCGCACTGTTTCGGCTGAATACGGAAACGCAGTCAATTGAGGATAAATATCAGCTATCGAGCGATGCGGAGTATGGTGCTTTAGTTAATTCACCCCAATTTGTGCCAAGAGCGAGTCGTAGTCAAGCTGCCGAGTTGGACCAAGACGGCTATATTATCTGCACTGTATTTGTGGGAGAGCAGTCGCAAATTTGGATTTTTGATGGACAGTGTTTATCCCAAGGTCCCATATGTAAGTTAGGCCATGCAGCTTTAAACTTCGGCTTTACGTTACATTCAACTTGGTTGCCGACCTTAGAGCGCACAGCGCAAGACTATAAAATTGATGTGAGGTCAGATTATCAATCTTTAGTCGGTCATCAAGGTCAGAAAGTCCAGCAGCTATTTGAGGAGCAAGTTTATCCCCATTTTGAATAG
- a CDS encoding carotenoid oxygenase family protein: MTQAVSPRLVDPVSKKSQFPRSILSVRRQEHECLPLTIKAGLTDEITELSPDLVGHLFVVGPAGTLDSAHSPNLPHSILPAADGLTPLYNGDGKVYRVSFEQGKATLKTKIAESVSCLADRLTHDNPEYKNLDFQNYGITRGCLNLGVATQLSVTLTPFRFADDNPYRLLLSVDMGRPYEIDPVTLKILQPIGFNQEWKGVNPLFPNLPFKLMMSAGHPSFDFETKELFTVNLGKSISTFLPTAKQIFSKFPILNQIIQKPDQQDEKPNWLGQLMHQLSHRLSEMLESVIRFSHRHFHILEKVLGFMRQIVQDLVHDDFVDLIRWRDGEALDRWRVVLENGHDIKIHQTLHQMWATKHHIVLLDTAFKISLEELMPYERGEIVEDAERLFRNLTDIPQLTDTPVYIIKRKDLVEGQPKVTAQQLTIPREIAHYVVDYDDSDGIVLHTVHSCATDAAETIRRFDTSVSGDANDTRSMRELSGMLSNGMDRDWIGSYILNPGAEKPVKSYLIQQDYCWGDPVYAYRDMTLQQPDRLDNMYWLFFGGWEDLSSEYVAQQYADYKYRTVDLTDAIEANKAGQPTTLCRVKIDKLRTDVSAALQLTTPDVYQFPAGHFANSPQFIPKAGTEGSTEGYLTCVVLSDQADGSPNSEIWIFDAENLSQGPVYRLCSDSIDIGFTIHTTWLPEIVSPEGIDYDIRKDFEPVVSKMIKLRDWSIFPYDRRIAKEMRSLFEQIYQTFNQ; encoded by the coding sequence ATGACTCAAGCTGTTTCTCCACGTCTGGTTGACCCGGTTTCTAAGAAGTCGCAGTTTCCACGATCGATCCTTTCAGTTCGGCGACAAGAGCATGAATGTTTGCCGTTAACGATCAAAGCCGGTCTCACCGATGAAATAACCGAACTGAGTCCGGATTTAGTTGGACATCTTTTTGTGGTAGGGCCTGCCGGTACGCTCGATTCAGCCCATTCGCCCAATTTACCTCATAGCATATTACCCGCAGCGGACGGATTAACGCCACTCTATAATGGTGACGGAAAAGTTTATCGAGTCAGTTTTGAGCAGGGTAAGGCAACGCTAAAAACAAAAATTGCGGAATCTGTGAGTTGTTTAGCCGATCGCTTAACCCACGATAATCCGGAATATAAAAATCTCGATTTTCAAAATTATGGAATTACACGCGGTTGTCTCAATCTGGGTGTTGCAACTCAACTAAGCGTTACATTGACACCGTTTCGATTTGCCGATGATAATCCCTATCGCTTGTTGCTATCCGTTGATATGGGGCGTCCCTACGAAATCGACCCCGTCACGCTGAAAATCTTACAGCCGATTGGCTTTAACCAAGAATGGAAAGGCGTTAATCCGTTATTCCCGAATTTGCCATTCAAGCTCATGATGAGTGCTGGCCATCCGAGCTTTGATTTTGAGACTAAGGAACTGTTTACAGTTAACTTAGGCAAATCAATTTCGACGTTTCTACCAACAGCCAAACAGATCTTTAGCAAATTCCCAATCCTGAATCAGATCATTCAAAAACCGGATCAGCAGGATGAAAAGCCGAATTGGTTGGGGCAACTGATGCATCAGTTGTCGCATCGCCTGAGCGAAATGCTGGAAAGTGTGATTCGGTTTAGTCACCGTCATTTCCACATCTTAGAGAAAGTTTTAGGGTTTATGCGCCAGATCGTTCAGGATTTAGTTCACGATGATTTTGTGGATTTGATTCGGTGGCGGGATGGTGAAGCGCTCGATCGCTGGCGGGTTGTCTTAGAGAATGGTCATGATATTAAAATCCACCAGACGCTGCATCAGATGTGGGCAACCAAGCACCACATCGTACTACTCGATACGGCGTTCAAGATTTCCCTCGAAGAACTAATGCCCTATGAACGGGGCGAAATTGTTGAAGATGCGGAGCGGCTATTCCGTAACCTAACGGATATCCCCCAATTAACTGATACGCCGGTCTATATCATTAAGCGTAAAGATCTCGTTGAGGGCCAGCCAAAAGTCACGGCGCAGCAGCTGACAATTCCCCGCGAAATTGCGCACTATGTCGTGGATTATGATGACAGTGATGGAATCGTCTTGCATACGGTTCATAGTTGCGCTACCGACGCCGCTGAGACAATTCGGCGATTTGATACGTCTGTTTCGGGAGATGCTAATGATACACGATCAATGCGTGAGTTATCCGGTATGCTCTCGAATGGAATGGATCGGGATTGGATTGGCAGTTACATTCTGAATCCTGGGGCAGAGAAACCCGTCAAATCCTACTTAATCCAGCAGGACTATTGTTGGGGTGATCCGGTCTATGCTTACCGTGATATGACCTTGCAGCAGCCGGATCGGCTGGACAATATGTATTGGTTGTTTTTTGGCGGATGGGAAGATTTATCTTCTGAGTATGTTGCACAGCAATATGCTGATTATAAGTATCGTACCGTTGATCTGACCGATGCAATTGAGGCAAATAAAGCCGGTCAGCCGACGACCTTATGTCGCGTCAAGATTGATAAATTAAGAACTGATGTGTCAGCGGCGTTACAGCTGACGACCCCGGATGTTTACCAATTTCCAGCGGGTCATTTTGCGAACTCGCCACAATTTATCCCGAAAGCTGGTACTGAAGGCTCAACCGAAGGCTATCTGACTTGTGTGGTGCTATCTGATCAAGCGGATGGCTCACCCAATAGTGAGATTTGGATCTTTGATGCTGAAAATTTGAGTCAGGGACCGGTTTACCGGCTGTGTAGTGATTCAATTGATATTGGCTTTACGATTCATACGACTTGGCTGCCGGAAATCGTCTCGCCGGAGGGGATTGATTACGATATTCGGAAGGACTTTGAGCCAGTCGTCTCGAAGATGATTAAGCTGCGTGATTGGTCGATCTTTCCTTACGATCGGCGAATTGCCAAAGAGATGCGGTCACTATTTGAGCAAATTTACCAAACCTTTAATCAATAG
- a CDS encoding cupin domain-containing protein, whose protein sequence is MTTSPPDPTHLRDLLPAQAFQTLKGETLEQLNQELSRSPTLRAELAQLEQAVAALAYSAPLVPVPPELRNALLEQFLPPGDVSLALSDFWQQLMQESHPLPWQPYPGVPGIELILINADYTQRRVQCLIRAEGAIDFPRHRHAGQEEMIILDGDVVIETQVYGRGDRVLAAPNSEHALSTINGCLVFMDTSLDNEIL, encoded by the coding sequence ATGACAACATCGCCCCCTGACCCAACGCATCTACGGGATCTACTACCGGCTCAAGCCTTCCAAACCCTTAAAGGTGAAACACTCGAGCAGCTCAACCAGGAACTCTCACGCTCTCCGACCCTTCGGGCCGAACTGGCCCAGCTCGAACAAGCCGTCGCTGCCCTTGCCTACAGTGCCCCCTTAGTCCCAGTACCACCCGAACTACGCAATGCACTTCTAGAACAATTTCTCCCACCAGGAGATGTTTCTCTTGCCCTCTCCGACTTTTGGCAACAGCTCATGCAAGAATCCCACCCCCTCCCTTGGCAACCCTACCCTGGCGTCCCAGGAATTGAGTTGATTTTGATTAATGCGGATTATACCCAGCGACGGGTGCAATGCTTGATCCGAGCTGAGGGCGCGATCGATTTTCCCCGACACCGTCATGCCGGACAAGAAGAAATGATTATCCTCGATGGTGATGTGGTGATCGAAACACAGGTTTATGGCCGCGGTGATCGGGTACTCGCCGCACCCAATTCCGAACATGCTTTAAGTACTATCAATGGCTGCTTAGTCTTCATGGACACATCTTTGGATAACGAAATTTTGTAG
- a CDS encoding sigma-70 family RNA polymerase sigma factor: MIPASTTPDNRCDEIHLMKRIAQQDQSALSQLYDRYARVIYSVAHKSLGSVEECEEVVLDVFAQVWRTASRYDPARSRVDTWLFMIARSRVLDRLRGVQRRGKVTEAVMAPDFSHTQAPPSPSEHAEIAERRTQVLNALQQLPPEQQQVLEMSYYQGLTQREIAAQTGMALGTVKTRIRLGLEKLRSALHAESWDSV, translated from the coding sequence ATGATTCCTGCATCCACTACACCCGACAATCGCTGTGATGAGATCCACTTAATGAAGCGGATTGCACAGCAGGATCAGTCTGCACTATCGCAGCTGTATGATCGGTATGCCCGTGTAATCTATTCCGTCGCCCACAAGAGCCTCGGCTCCGTTGAAGAATGCGAGGAAGTGGTCCTCGATGTCTTTGCCCAGGTTTGGCGGACTGCCAGTCGCTATGATCCAGCCCGCTCACGGGTTGATACCTGGCTCTTTATGATTGCGCGCAGCCGGGTGCTCGATCGCCTTCGCGGCGTCCAACGCCGTGGCAAAGTTACAGAGGCCGTTATGGCACCTGACTTTAGCCACACACAAGCCCCCCCTAGCCCGAGCGAACATGCAGAAATTGCTGAACGACGCACCCAAGTGCTGAACGCCCTCCAACAGCTGCCCCCGGAGCAACAGCAAGTTTTAGAAATGAGCTATTATCAGGGACTGACCCAACGGGAAATCGCCGCTCAAACGGGTATGGCATTAGGAACGGTCAAGACTCGCATTCGTCTTGGATTAGAGAAACTTCGATCCGCATTACATGCAGAGTCATGGGACTCGGTTTAG